In a genomic window of Mustela nigripes isolate SB6536 chromosome 8, MUSNIG.SB6536, whole genome shotgun sequence:
- the RAB27B gene encoding ras-related protein Rab-27B — MTDGDYDYLIKLLALGDSGVGKTTFLYRYTDNKFNPKFITTVGIDFREKRVVYNTQGPNGSSGKAFKVHLQLWDTAGQERFRSLTTAFFRDAMGFLLMFDLTSQQSFLNVRNWMSQLQANAYCENPDIVLIGNKADLPDQREVNERQARELADKYGIPYFETSAATGQNVEKAVETLLDLIMKRMEQCVEKTQVADTVNGGDSGKLDGEKPAEKKCGC; from the exons ATGACAGATGGGGACTATGATTATCTGATCAAACTCCTGGCCCTTGGAGATTCGGGGGTGGGGAAGACGACATTTCTTTATCGATACACGGACAATAAATTCAATCCCAAGTTCATTACAACAGTAGGAATAGACTTTCGGGAAAAACGTGTG GTTTATAATACCCAGGGACCAAATGGCTCCTCAGGGAAAGCATTTAAAGTGCATCTCCAGCTCTGGGACACTGCCGGACAAGAGCG ATTCCGGAGCCTCACCACTGCATTTTTCAGAGATGCCATGGGTTTCTTATTAATGTTTGACCTCACCAGTCAACAGAGCTTCTTAAATGTCAGAAACTGGATGA GCCAACTGCAAGCAAATGCTTATTGTGAAAATCCAGATATAGTATTAATTGGCAACAAAGCAGACCTGCCAGACCAGAGGGAAGTCAATGAAAGGCAAGCCCGGGAGCTGGCTGACAAATACGG TATACCATATTTTGAAACGAGTGCTGCAACTGGCCAGAATGTGGAGAAAGCTGTGGAAACCCTTCTGGACTTAATCATGAAGCGGATGGAACAGTGTGTAGAGAAGACACAAGTTGCCGACACAGTCAATGGTGGAGACTCTGGAAAGCTAGATGGGGAAAAACCAGCAGAGAAGAAATGCGGCTGCTAG